The Pygocentrus nattereri isolate fPygNat1 chromosome 17, fPygNat1.pri, whole genome shotgun sequence genome window below encodes:
- the LOC108433783 gene encoding olfactory receptor 2AT4-like: protein MGNVTFVKDFFIVGYPGLHPNYYGLVSTTMLFVYLCTLIGNGMFLSLFAMEKSLHKPVYYFFISLVISDVLFSTSTLPKIIARYWFQAGTVSFLGCFIQMYLVHYFGTINSYILALMAIDRYVAVCYPLQYHTVMTNRNVFILSLVAWVVAHSCPLMMVIRAYPLPYCGANTILHCYCDHVSITRLACTDRTPYSFPAFVFAMLILLGSLAIIVFSYSCIIVEVLNVPIAGGRLKTFSTCTSQLIIISLYFIPRCFNYAAAYIGITFNPDLQIAIVTLYSLLPPMINPLIYCLRTQEVKNILIRKLQRNQVNLP from the coding sequence atgGGAAATGTAACTTTTGTGAAGGACTTTTTCATTGTTGGTTATCCTGGACTTCACCCTAACTACTATGGCCTTGTATCAACAACtatgttatttgtttatttgtgcacTTTGATAGGGAACGGaatgtttctttctttgtttgcaATGGAAAAAAGTCTCCATAAAcctgtatattatttttttataagtcTGGTCATTTCTGATGTTTTGTTCAGCACAAGCACTTTACCAAAGATCATTGCCAGATACTGGTTCCAAGCTGGAACCGTTTCATTTTTAGGTTGTTTTATTCAGATGTATTTAGTGCATTACTTTGGAACAATCAATTCATACATATTGGCACTAATGGCCATAGACCGATATGTAGCAGTCTGTTACCCACTTCAGTATCACACTGTTATGACAAACAGAAATGTATTCATTCTGAGCCTGGTGGCCTGGGTTGTGGCTCATTCTTGCCCCCTTATGATGGTCATTCGAGCTTACCCTCTCCCTTATTGTGGAGCCAACACCATTTTGCACTGCTACTGTGACCATGTCTCAATTACACGACTTGCGTGCACTGACAGAACTCCATATAGTTTTccagcttttgtttttgctatgCTAATATTGCTGGGATCTCTTGCCATTATTGTCTTCTCCTATAGCTGCATCATTGTAGAAGTCCTAAATGTCCCAATTGCTGGTGGACGACTGAAGACTTTCTCTACTTGTACTTCTCAACTCATCATAATAAGTCTATATTTTATACCCAGGTGTTTTAACTATGCGGCCGCCTATATTGGTATCACTTTTAATCCTGATTTGCAAATAGCCATTGTCACATTGTATAGCTTGCTGCCTCCCATGATCAACCCCCTAATCTACTGTTTAAGAACACAAGAGGTAAAGAACATTTTGATACGAAAATTACAAAGGAATCAAGTGAACTTGCCCTGA
- the LOC108433773 gene encoding olfactory receptor 2AT4-like, whose product MMSMGNVTFVKDFFIIGFPGLHTSFYGLVSAAMLFVYVCTLIGNGMFLFLFAGEKSLHKPVYFFFISLVTSDVLFSTSTLPKIIARYWFQAGTISFLACFIQMYLVHYFGTVNSYILALMAIDRYVAVCYPLQYHTVMTNRNVFILSLVAWVVAHSCPLMMAIRAYPLPYCGANTILHCYCDHVSITRLACTDRTPYSFPAFVFAMLILLGSLAIIVFSYSCIIVEVLNVPIAGGRLKTFSTCTSQLIIISLYFIPRCFYYLSANIGITLNPDLQIAIVTFYSLLPPMINPLIYCLRTQEVKKILIRKLQRNQVSLL is encoded by the coding sequence ATGATGTCGATGGGAAATGTGACTTTTGTGAAGGATTTTTTCATTATTGGCTTTCCTGGACTTCATACTAGCTTCTATGGCCTTGTATCAGCAGCTATGCTTTTTGTTTATGTGTGCACTTTGATAGGGAATggaatgtttctttttctgtttgcaGGGGAAAAAAGTCTCCATAAacctgtatattttttttttataagtcTAGTCACTTCTGATGTTTTGTTCAGCACAAGCACTTTACCAAAGATCATTGCCAGATACTGGTTCCAAGCTGGGACCATTTcatttttagcttgttttattCAGATGTATTTAGTGCATTACTTTGGAACAGTCAATTCATACATATTGGCACTAATGGCCATAGACCGATATGTAGCAGTCTGTTACCCACTTCAGTATCACACTGTTATGACAAACAGAAATGTATTCATTCTGAGCCTGGTGGCCTGGGTTGTGGCTCATTCTTGCCCCCTTATGATGGCCATTCGAGCTTACCCTCTCCCTTATTGTGGAGCCAACACCATTTTGCACTGCTACTGTGACCATGTCTCAATTACACGACTTGCGTGCACTGACAGAACTCCATATAGTTTTCcagcttttgtttttgccaTGCTAATATTGCTGGGATCTCTTGCCATTATTGTCTTCTCCTATAGCTGCATCATTGTAGAAGTCCTAAATGTCCCAATTGCTGGTGGACGACTGAAGACTTTCTCTACTTGTACTTCTCAACTCATCATAATAAGTCTATATTTTATACCcaggtgtttttattatttgagcGCCAACATTGGTATCACTTTAAATCCTGATTTGCAAATAGCTATTGTTACATTTTATAGCTTGCTGCCTCCCATGATCAACCCCCTAATCTACTGTTTAAGAACACAAGAGGTAAAGAAGATTTTGATAAGAAAATTACAAAGGAATCAAGTGAGCTTGCTGTGA
- the LOC108433772 gene encoding olfactory receptor 2AT4-like — protein MISMGNITFVKDFFIVGYPGLNPNYYGLVSTAMLFVYVCTLIGNGMFLFLFAGEKSLHKPVYYFFISLVISDVLFSTSTLPKIIARYWFQAGTISFLGCFIQMYLVHYFGTVNSYILALMGIDRYVAVCYPLQYHTVMTNRNVFILSLVAWVMASPSNLMLAIRAYPLPYCGANTILHCYCDHVSITRLACTDRTPYSFPAFVFAMLVLLGSLAIIVFSYTCIIVEVLNVPIVGGRLKTFSTCTSQLIIIGLYFIPRCFYYLSANIGITLNPDLQIAIVTFYSLLPPMINPLIYCLRTQEIQKKYIIITFFSFLHLGPEFDPIKSALQNQCAVISRHEQLLHDMKQKLTLLVRVQTEGVQPASAAAATPVLAHTPPPLLI, from the exons ATGATATCAATGGGAAACATAACTTTTGTGAAGGACTTTTTCATCGTTGGCTATCCTGGACTTAACCCTAACTACTATGGCCTTGTATCAACAGCTATGCTTTTTGTTTATGTGTGCACTTTGATAGGGAATggaatgtttctttttctgtttgcaGGGGAAAAAAGTCTCCATAAAcctgtatattatttttttataagtcTGGTCATTTCTGATGTTTTGTTCAGCACAAGCACTTTACCAAAGATCATTGCCAGATACTGGTTCCAAGCTGGGACCATTTCATTTTTAGGTTGTTTTATTCAGATGTATTTAGTGCATTACTTTGGAACAGTCAATTCATACATATTGGCACTAATGGGCATAGACCGATATGTAGCAGTCTGTTACCCACTTCAGTATCACACTGTTATGACAAATAGAAATGTATTCATTCTGAGCCTGGTAGCGTGGGTTATGGCTAGTCCCAGCAACTTAATGCTGGCCATTCGAGCTTACCCTCTCCCTTATTGTGGAGCCAACACCATTTTGCACTGCTACTGTGACCATGTCTCAATTACACGACTTGCGTGCACTGACAGAACTCCATATAGTTTTCcagcttttgtttttgccaTGCTAGTTTTGCTGGGATCTCTTGCCATTATTGTCTTCTCCTATACCTGCATCATTGTAGAAGTCCTAAATGTCCCAATTGTTGGTGGGCGACTGAAGACTTTCTCTACTTGTACTTCTCAACTCATCATAATAGGTCTATATTTCATACCcagatgtttttattatttgagtGCCAACATTGGTATTACTTTAAATCCTGATTTGCAAATAGCTATTGTTACATTTTATAGCTTGCTGCCTCCCATGATCAACCCCCTAATCTACTGTTTAAGAACACAAGAG attcagaaaaaatatataataataactttt TTTTCatttctgcacttgggtccagAATTTGATCCCATCAAATCTGCCCTGCAAAACCAGTGTGCTGTTATTAGCAGGCATGAGCAGCTGTTGCATGACATGAAGCAGAAGCTGACCCTTCTGGTCAGGGTGCAGACTGAGGGGGTTCAGCCTGccagtgctgctgctgccactcCCGTCTTAGCTCACACTCCTCCCCCTCTACTGATCTGA
- the LOC108418119 gene encoding olfactory receptor 2AT4-like, with translation MPEGNITSVKNFFIVGFPGLHSNYYGIGSAAMLVVYLCILLGNGIFLILFVREKMLRKPMYYIIINLIACDVLFSTTTLPKIIARYWFNDGVISFLGCFIQMYFVHYFALTNAFILAVMAFDRYVAVCNPLRYTNIINDSTIMILCFASWLIAKPCVLMLAIRAYPLPYCAANTIIQCYCDHAAITKLACTDRTPYGFPAFVFAVVLLLVPLAFILFSYFSIMMEVLRISTTQGRLKTLSTCSSQLIIIALFFLPRCFKHMAPYIGISFSADIEILIIMLYSLLPPMINPLIYCLRTKEVKEILDKSLARSTFLHFVQKRVDVSTICN, from the coding sequence ATGCCTGAAGGAAACATCACTTCTGTGAAGAATTTTTTCATTGTGGGCTTTCCTGGGCTTCATTCTAACTACTATGGCATTGGATCTGCAGCTATGTTGGTTGTCTATTTGTGTATCTTGCTGGGAAATGGAATATTTCTTATATTGTTTGTAAGAGAAAAAATGCTCAGAAAACCTATGTATTACATCATCATAAATCTTATTGCATGTGATGTACTGTTTAGCACCACCACATTACCAAAGATTATTGCTAGATATTGGTTCAATGATGGAGTCATCTCATTCCTAGGTTGTTTTATTCAGATGTATTTTGTGCATTATTTTGCTTTGACTAATGCGTTTATACTAGCAGTAATGGCCTTTGATAGATATGTGGCAGTGTGCAATCCTCTCAGATATACTAATATTATCAATGACTCCACTATCATGATCTTATGCTTTGCATCTTGGCTAATAGCAAAACCCTGTGTCTTAATGCTGGCAATCAGAGCATATCCTCTTCCTTACTGTGCTGCCAACACAATCATTCAATGCTACTGTGACCATGCAGCCATCACAAAGCTCGCATGCACTGATCGGACACCTTATGGGTTTCCAGCTTTTGTTTTCGCAGTGGTTTTGTTGCTTGTACCTCTGGCTTTTATCTTATTTTCCTATTTCTCTATTATGATGGAAGTCCTTCGAATCTCAACCACTCAAGGACGGCTGAAGACCCTCTCCACCTGCAGTTCTCAGCTCATCATAATTGCCCTCTTCTTTTTACCCAGGTGTTTTAAACATATGGCCCCTTACATTGGTATCAGCTTCAGTGCTGACATAGAAATACTCATTATTATGTTGTACAGCCTACTGCCACCCATGATCAATCCACTCATCTACTGCTTAAGAACTAAAGAAGTGAAAGAAATCTTAGACAAAAGTTTAGCCAGATCAACATTTCTTCACTTTGTGCAAAAAAGGGTGGATGTGTCAACGATATGCAACTGA
- the LOC108433771 gene encoding olfactory receptor 2AT4-like has translation MPEGNVTSVKNFFIVGFPGLHSNYYGIVSAVMLFVYVCILLGNGIFLTLFVREQKLHKPMYYIIINLVACDVLFSTTTLPKIIARYWFNDGVISFLGCFIQMYFVHYFALTNAFILAVMAFDRYVAVCNPLRYTNIINDSTIMILCFASWLMAQPCVLFPTIRAYPLPYCAANTIIQCYCDHATITKLACIDRTSYAMPAFILAMVVFLVPLAFILFSYFSIMMEVLRISTTQGRLKTLSTCSSQLIIIALFFLPRCFKHMAPYIGISFSADIEILIIMLYSLLPPMINPLIYCLRTKDMKEILAKSLARSAFLHVEKKRVDMSAICK, from the coding sequence ATGCCTGAAGGAAACGTCACTTCTGTGAAGAATTTTTTCATTGTAGGCTTTCCTGGGCTTCATTCTAACTACTATGGCATTGTATCTGCAGTTATGCTGTTTGTCTATGTGTGCATCTTGCTGGGAAATGGAATATttcttacattgtttgtaagaGAACAAAAGCTTCACAAACCTATGTATTACATCATTATAAATCTTGTTGCATGTGATGTACTGTTTAGCACCACCACATTACCCAAGATTATTGCTAGATATTGGTTCAATGATGGAGTCATCTCATTCCTAGGTTGTTTTATTCAGATGTATTTTGTGCATTATTTTGCTTTGACTAATGCGTTTATACTAGCAGTAATGGCCTTTGATAGATATGTGGCAGTGTGCAATCCTCTCAGATATACTAATATTATCAATGACTCCACTATCATGATCTTATGCTTTGCATCTTGGCTGATGGCACAGCCCTGTGTCTTATTCCCGACAATCAGAGCATATCCTCTTCCTTACTGTGCTGCCAACACAATCATTCAATGCTACTGTGACCACGCAACCATCACAAAGCTCGCATGCATTGATCGGACATCTTATGCAATGCCAGCTTTTATTTTAGCAATGGTTGTGTTTCTTGTACCtctggcttttattttattttcctatTTCTCTATTATGATGGAAGTCCTTCGAATCTCAACCACTCAAGGACGGCTGAAGACCCTCTCCACCTGCAGTTCTCAGCTCATCATAATTGCCCTCTTCTTTTTACCCAGGTGTTTTAAACATATGGCCCCTTACATTGGTATCAGCTTCAGTGCTGACATAGAAATACTCATTATTATGTTGTACAGCCTACTGCCACCCATGATCAATCCACTCATCTACTGCTTAAGAACTAAAGACATGAAAGAAATCTTAGCCAAAAGTTTAGCCAGATCAGCATTTCTTcatgttgagaaaaaaagggTGGACATGTCTGCTATatgcaaatga
- the LOC108415813 gene encoding olfactory receptor 2AT4-like produces MPEGNVTSVKNFVIVGFPGLHSNYYGLVSAVMLFVYVCILLGNGIFLTLFVREQKLHKPMYYIIINLVACDVLFSTTTLPKIIARYWFNDGVISFLGCFIQMYFVHYFASVNAFILAVMAFDRYVAVCNPLRYTNIVKDSTIMILCFASWLIAKPCVLMLAIRAYPLPYCAANKIVQCYCDHVAITKLACTDRTPYGFPAFVSAMVVLLMPLAFILFSYFAIMMAVLQISTAQGRLKTLSTCSSQLIIIALFFLPRCFNYMAPYVGISFNADMQILTIMLYSLLPPMINPLIYCLRTKEVKEVLAKNLARSTFLQVMKKRVDVSVICN; encoded by the coding sequence ATGCCTGAAGGAAACGTCACTTCTGTGAAGAATTTTGTCATTGTAGGCTTTCCTGGGCTTCACTCTAACTACTATGGCCTTGTATCTGCAGTTATGCTGTTTGTCTATGTGTGTATCTTGCTGGGAAATGGAATATttcttacattgtttgtaagaGAACAAAAGCTTCACAAACCTATGTATTACATCATCATAAATCTTGTTGCATGTGATGTACTGTTTAGCACCACCACATTACCCAAGATTATTGCTAGATATTGGTTCAATGATGGAGTCATCTCATTCCTAGGTTGTTTTATTCAGATGTATTTTGTGCACTATTTTGCTTCAGTTAATGCATTTATACTGGCAGTAATGGCCTTTGATAGATATGTGGCAGTGTGCAATCCTCTCAGATATACTAATATTGTCAAAGACTCCACTATCATGATCTTGTGCTTTGCATCGTGGCTAATAGCAAAACCCTGTGTCTTAATGCTGGCAATCAGAGCATATCCTCTTCCTTACTGTGCTGCCAACAAAATCGTCCAGTGTTATTGTGATCATGTGGCTATTACAAAGCTTGCATGCACTGATCGGACACCTTATGGGTTTCCAGCTTTTGTTTCCGCAATGGTTGTGTTGCTCATGCCtctggcttttattttattttcctatTTCGCTATAATGATGGCAGTCTTGCAAATCTCGACCGCTCAAGGACGACTGAAGACTCTCTCCACCTGCAGTTCTCAGCTCATCATAATCGCCCTCTTCTTTTTACCCAGGTGTTTTAATTATATGGCCCCTTATGTTGGTATCAGCTTCAATGCTGACATGCAAATACTTACTATAATGTTGTACAGCCTTCTGCCACCCATGATCAATCCACTCATCTACTGCTTAAGAACTAAAGAAGTGAAAGAAGTCTTAGCTAAGAACTTAGCCAGATCAACATTTCTTCAGGTTATGAAAAAAAGGGTGGATGTGTCAGTTATATGCAACTGA